The Neochlamydia sp. S13 genome has a segment encoding these proteins:
- the sctU gene encoding type III secretion system export apparatus subunit SctU — protein MGEKTEEATPKKLRDAKKKGQVAKSQDLPSAFTFIVSVYAVVALSSTLYQQLGDFTVGTFRMIATTNLEVAIPQLYYQSAIVIFIASIPLMAIVCVVGVIVNFLTVGPVFAVEVFKFDPKKFNPIQNLKAKFKLKTLIELLKSTLKLLIASYLIYQVMMKSLPILIKTVSMPMISALLVFDAFLMEVVAKIGLFFIIIAVADFIYQKKTFAKEMKMEKFEVKQEYKNSEGDPHIKGKRKQIAHEIAYSEGPAAGVKKAKAVVTNPTHLAIAIGYEREIDAAPYILVMGKDLLAERIIKLAEEYEVPVLRNIKLAHRLWESGEIYQYIPEDTYEALAEILRWVSSLNTEAQYDYIGEK, from the coding sequence ATGGGCGAAAAAACCGAAGAAGCAACACCAAAAAAATTAAGAGATGCAAAAAAGAAGGGTCAGGTAGCTAAATCTCAAGACCTTCCTTCTGCTTTTACCTTCATTGTCTCGGTTTATGCAGTCGTAGCACTAAGTTCAACCCTTTATCAGCAACTTGGGGATTTTACAGTAGGGACTTTTCGCATGATAGCCACCACTAACTTGGAGGTAGCTATTCCTCAACTCTATTACCAATCAGCCATTGTAATCTTTATAGCTAGTATTCCTCTGATGGCTATCGTATGTGTAGTCGGCGTTATCGTCAATTTTTTAACTGTTGGCCCGGTTTTTGCTGTAGAAGTATTTAAGTTTGACCCCAAAAAATTTAATCCGATACAAAACTTAAAAGCAAAATTTAAGCTTAAGACTTTAATTGAATTGTTAAAGTCGACATTAAAGTTATTGATTGCTAGCTACTTAATCTACCAGGTTATGATGAAGAGTTTACCCATTTTGATAAAAACAGTGTCGATGCCGATGATATCTGCTTTGTTGGTTTTTGATGCTTTTTTAATGGAAGTGGTGGCTAAAATAGGCTTATTTTTTATTATCATCGCGGTAGCCGATTTTATCTATCAGAAGAAAACATTTGCTAAAGAAATGAAAATGGAAAAATTTGAGGTTAAGCAAGAGTATAAAAACTCGGAAGGGGACCCACATATTAAAGGTAAACGAAAGCAAATTGCCCATGAGATTGCTTATTCAGAAGGACCCGCAGCAGGTGTTAAAAAGGCCAAAGCAGTGGTCACTAACCCTACTCACCTAGCCATAGCGATAGGATACGAACGAGAAATAGACGCAGCCCCTTACATCTTAGTAATGGGTAAAGATTTACTAGCAGAAAGAATTATTAAACTTGCCGAAGAATACGAAGTTCCGGTTTTACGGAATATTAAATTAGCCCATCGACTCTGGGAATCTGGGGAAATATATCAGTACATCCCCGAAGACACCTATGAAGCCTTAGCAGAAATACTACGGTGGGTTAGCTCGTTAAATACTGAGGCTCAATACGATTATATAGGGGAAAAGTGA
- a CDS encoding CesT family type III secretion system chaperone, translating into MPSHNLESLLKDLGEKIELSHLEPTGNNNITLLLKGNNEVVLQKHNSQPYLIISFEILELPIGRFRENIFREALKFNHLNKAHEGIFAFSKKTQMFFLFDMLPFDEISGEQVNTIMQNLSEKVTLWKEALNRGEIPTIGFSSLTSPGGAGSFFGIRP; encoded by the coding sequence ATGCCTTCTCATAATCTAGAATCGCTTTTGAAAGATCTTGGAGAGAAAATTGAACTTTCGCATTTAGAGCCTACAGGCAATAATAATATTACCCTTCTTTTAAAAGGCAATAATGAGGTGGTGTTGCAGAAGCATAACTCTCAGCCTTATCTGATCATTTCCTTCGAAATCCTTGAATTGCCTATCGGCCGCTTTCGTGAAAATATCTTTCGAGAAGCGCTTAAATTTAATCATCTAAACAAAGCTCATGAAGGCATATTTGCTTTTAGTAAAAAAACTCAAATGTTTTTTTTGTTTGATATGTTACCTTTTGATGAAATCTCCGGAGAGCAAGTGAACACAATTATGCAGAATTTATCAGAAAAAGTGACTCTTTGGAAAGAAGCTCTTAACCGCGGAGAAATTCCCACCATCGGTTTTTCTAGCTTAACTTCTCCAGGAGGAGCTGGTAGCTTTTTTGGCATACGGCCTTGA
- the sctV gene encoding type III secretion system export apparatus subunit SctV, translated as MNFFRKILDGITARLGGERSLENISRSSDIFLACLIIGILMMIILQLPPYLIDYLIAFNLAMSVALLMVGMYIPSAVHLSIFPSLLLITTLYRLGLNIASTRQILLHADAGEIIYGFGNFVVGGNFVVGGVIFLIITLVQFIVITKGAERVAEVAARFTLDAMPGKQMSIDADMRAGILDQNQAREKRLAIQKESQLYGAMDGAMKFVKGDAIAGIVITLINIIGGIIIGNTMNGMTMADAAQTYSVLSIGDGLVSQIPSLLITITAGLVTTRVSNETSDSNLGAEISGQILKQPKALLLAAAFLMGMAIMPGFPAAPFLILSAGMGLIGYSLMSAARQKREAAGGLTSAGGGTISSVAAASPSIDTSVSGHKVIAGGGIDNYALTLPVILECGKHLSGEIQKAQKGQSFVDQMIPKMRQALYADLGVRFPGVHVRTDSPVLESDEYSIHLNEVPIIRGRALENSVLTNESEENLKRYNLPYVSYKNSLGMPSLWVNIQNKELLDKAGIKYWNALEVMVLHVSYFFRHYANEFVGIQEVKSMIEFVEKSFPDLVKEVTRLIPLQKMTDIFKRLIQEQVSIKDLRTILEALSEWAQTEKDTVLLTEYVRSSLKRYISFKYSQGQSVLSVYILDPEIEDMVRGAIKQTSAGSYLALDPDSVQLILQSIRNTVAPPPPGGQPPVILTAIDVRRFVRKLVEMEFSDISVVSYQEIVSDIRLQPLGRIQIG; from the coding sequence ATGAACTTTTTTAGAAAAATTTTGGACGGAATAACTGCCCGCCTAGGAGGAGAAAGATCGCTTGAAAATATTTCAAGATCAAGTGATATATTCCTTGCTTGCTTGATCATCGGTATTTTAATGATGATTATCCTTCAGCTGCCCCCTTACCTCATTGACTACTTAATTGCCTTTAACTTAGCGATGTCAGTGGCTCTCTTAATGGTGGGGATGTATATCCCTAGTGCTGTGCATCTATCTATCTTTCCTTCTTTACTGCTAATTACTACCCTTTACCGTCTAGGCTTAAATATTGCTTCCACTCGTCAAATTCTATTACATGCTGATGCAGGCGAAATTATTTATGGTTTCGGTAACTTTGTTGTCGGCGGTAACTTTGTAGTGGGAGGAGTTATATTTCTTATCATTACCTTGGTCCAATTTATTGTAATCACTAAAGGTGCTGAACGGGTGGCAGAGGTAGCCGCACGTTTTACTTTGGATGCGATGCCTGGTAAGCAAATGAGTATCGATGCTGATATGAGGGCAGGCATTTTAGACCAAAACCAAGCCCGTGAAAAACGCCTAGCCATCCAAAAAGAGAGCCAGCTATATGGTGCGATGGATGGTGCAATGAAATTTGTGAAAGGTGACGCGATTGCAGGCATTGTAATTACCCTCATTAACATTATAGGTGGAATTATTATCGGTAATACGATGAATGGAATGACCATGGCGGATGCCGCCCAAACCTATAGCGTTTTATCGATTGGTGATGGTCTGGTATCTCAGATTCCTTCTTTATTGATTACTATTACTGCAGGTTTGGTTACTACACGTGTTTCTAATGAAACTTCCGATTCCAACTTAGGTGCTGAAATCTCAGGGCAAATTTTAAAGCAGCCTAAAGCTCTGCTCCTTGCTGCAGCCTTTTTAATGGGCATGGCCATTATGCCTGGATTTCCTGCCGCTCCCTTCTTAATACTTTCTGCAGGAATGGGTTTAATTGGCTACTCTCTTATGTCAGCAGCAAGGCAGAAAAGAGAAGCTGCGGGCGGCCTTACCTCAGCGGGAGGAGGAACTATTTCTTCAGTAGCCGCAGCAAGCCCTAGCATAGACACTTCTGTTTCCGGCCATAAAGTGATTGCAGGTGGAGGCATTGATAATTATGCTCTCACCCTCCCTGTGATTCTAGAATGTGGGAAACATTTAAGTGGAGAGATCCAAAAAGCCCAAAAAGGACAAAGTTTTGTCGATCAAATGATTCCTAAGATGCGTCAAGCTCTCTATGCAGATCTAGGAGTGAGATTTCCTGGCGTGCACGTACGTACAGACTCCCCTGTCCTTGAATCCGATGAATATTCCATTCACCTGAATGAAGTTCCTATTATCCGAGGAAGGGCTTTAGAAAACAGCGTGCTAACAAACGAGAGTGAAGAAAATCTTAAGCGCTACAACCTTCCTTACGTGAGCTATAAGAACTCATTAGGGATGCCTTCCTTATGGGTAAATATACAAAACAAAGAGCTTTTAGATAAAGCAGGTATCAAATATTGGAATGCCTTAGAGGTGATGGTTTTGCATGTGTCTTACTTTTTTCGCCATTATGCTAATGAATTTGTGGGCATCCAAGAAGTAAAATCGATGATTGAGTTTGTAGAGAAATCTTTTCCTGATCTGGTCAAAGAAGTTACCCGTTTAATTCCGCTCCAGAAAATGACCGATATCTTTAAACGTTTAATTCAAGAACAGGTCTCAATCAAAGACTTACGCACAATTTTAGAAGCTTTAAGTGAATGGGCCCAAACAGAAAAAGATACAGTTTTACTGACGGAATATGTACGTTCCTCCCTTAAACGCTACATTAGCTTTAAGTATTCACAAGGGCAATCTGTTCTTTCAGTTTATATCTTAGACCCTGAAATTGAGGATATGGTGCGCGGTGCTATTAAACAAACTTCTGCCGGCTCCTATTTAGCTTTAGACCCCGATTCTGTTCAATTAATTCTACAAAGCATCCGCAATACCGTGGCGCCTCCCCCTCCTGGCGGGCAGCCCCCCGTTATCTTAACAGCCATCGACGTTCGCCGTTTCGTTCGCAAACTTGTAGAAATGGAGTTTTCTGATATTTCGGTAGTCTCCTACCAAGAAATTGTTTCTGATATTCGTCTTCAACCCTTAGGGAGAATACAGATAGGATAG
- a CDS encoding TyeA family type III secretion system gatekeeper subunit — protein sequence MAKFTAHEVSRQFLYLAAERFLSSDKIIQAAVKAGAQTIEDKITLINQMRDAVRQVSIHHIFRSVQHRDEMFSAILEALSDLEDQLEEELIKQEEEQQLHINPNNE from the coding sequence ATGGCAAAATTTACTGCCCATGAAGTTTCTAGGCAATTCTTATATTTGGCCGCAGAAAGATTTTTGTCGTCGGATAAAATCATCCAGGCAGCCGTGAAAGCTGGTGCACAGACAATAGAAGATAAAATTACTTTGATCAACCAGATGCGTGATGCAGTTAGACAAGTTTCTATCCATCATATCTTTCGCTCTGTCCAACATCGCGATGAAATGTTTAGTGCTATCCTTGAAGCCTTAAGTGACTTAGAAGATCAATTAGAAGAAGAGCTAATTAAACAAGAAGAAGAACAGCAGCTACATATTAACCCTAATAATGAATGA